Proteins co-encoded in one Pseudomonas fluorescens genomic window:
- a CDS encoding ComEA family DNA-binding protein, which produces MRNGFFYSLFFALLASASIATVAAPLAVSQTEKTTVVAEVTDRLASTEKVDLNGADAATLQKQLSGVGEAKAKAIVAYRDANGPFASVEELLEVKGIGKAILDRNRDKLEVN; this is translated from the coding sequence ATGCGTAACGGTTTTTTCTACTCTCTGTTTTTTGCACTGCTTGCCAGCGCCTCAATAGCCACTGTTGCTGCCCCTCTTGCCGTCTCTCAAACGGAGAAGACGACAGTGGTCGCGGAAGTGACCGACAGGTTGGCGTCGACTGAAAAGGTCGATCTCAACGGCGCCGATGCCGCTACCTTGCAAAAGCAGTTATCCGGTGTAGGGGAAGCGAAAGCCAAGGCGATTGTTGCCTACCGTGATGCTAATGGGCCATTTGCCTCGGTAGAAGAATTGCTGGAAGTGAAGGGCATCGGCAAAGCGATCCTGGATCGCAATCGCGACAAGCTGGAAGTGAACTAA
- the fabF gene encoding beta-ketoacyl-ACP synthase II produces the protein MDQRRIVVTGMGLVSPLGSVVEVVWQRLLAGRSGLRNLPEAVIADLPTRVGGVVPTMEEDAEAGFDPDRATPPKEQKKMDRFILFAMEAARQALEQAGWHPSDSHAQERTATIIGSGVGGFGAIADAVRTTDSRGPRRLSPFTIPSFLVNLAAGNVSIQHGLKGPLGAPVTACAAGVQAIGDAARLIRAGEADIALCGGAEACIDRVSLAGFAAARALSSGYNDTPERASRPFDSGRDGFVMGEGAGLLVIESLEHALARGAQPLVELVGYGTSADAYHLTAGPEDGSGARRAMTLALAQAGIAPDQVQHLNAHATSTPVGDLGELAAIKSVFGRQNKIAVTSTKSATGHLLGAAGGLEAIFTLLAIRDQVVPPTLNLDNPDPASEGVDIVHGPARSMPIEYALSNGFGFGGVNASVLFKRWQD, from the coding sequence ATGGATCAGCGTCGAATAGTTGTCACGGGTATGGGCCTGGTGTCGCCCTTGGGCAGCGTTGTCGAAGTCGTCTGGCAGCGTTTGTTGGCCGGGCGTTCGGGATTGCGAAACCTGCCGGAAGCGGTCATTGCCGATCTGCCGACGCGGGTCGGCGGTGTAGTGCCGACGATGGAAGAGGATGCCGAAGCCGGTTTCGATCCGGATCGGGCGACGCCGCCGAAGGAGCAGAAGAAAATGGATCGTTTCATTCTGTTCGCCATGGAGGCTGCCCGTCAGGCGCTTGAGCAGGCCGGTTGGCATCCGTCCGATTCTCACGCTCAGGAGCGCACTGCGACCATTATCGGCTCGGGTGTCGGTGGGTTCGGTGCAATCGCCGATGCCGTGCGCACCACCGACAGCCGTGGTCCGCGTCGCTTGTCGCCCTTCACCATCCCATCGTTTCTGGTCAATCTCGCGGCGGGTAATGTCTCGATCCAGCACGGGCTCAAGGGACCGCTTGGTGCGCCAGTCACCGCGTGTGCGGCCGGCGTGCAGGCGATCGGTGACGCCGCTCGGCTGATTCGCGCCGGCGAGGCCGACATCGCGTTGTGCGGCGGTGCGGAAGCCTGCATCGACCGCGTCAGCCTTGCCGGTTTTGCGGCAGCGCGTGCTTTATCCAGCGGCTACAACGACACGCCCGAACGCGCTTCGCGGCCGTTTGACAGTGGCAGGGACGGGTTTGTGATGGGCGAGGGCGCCGGGCTGCTGGTGATCGAATCTTTGGAGCATGCGCTGGCGCGCGGTGCACAACCGTTGGTCGAACTGGTCGGCTACGGCACCAGCGCCGACGCTTATCACCTGACTGCCGGGCCGGAAGACGGCAGCGGTGCCCGGCGAGCCATGACGCTGGCGCTGGCTCAGGCGGGTATCGCGCCGGATCAGGTGCAGCATCTCAATGCGCACGCAACCTCGACGCCGGTAGGTGATCTTGGCGAACTGGCGGCCATCAAGTCGGTGTTCGGGAGGCAGAACAAGATCGCCGTGACCTCGACCAAATCCGCCACCGGGCATTTGTTGGGCGCTGCCGGCGGTCTTGAAGCGATCTTCACGCTGTTGGCGATCCGCGATCAGGTCGTTCCGCCCACTCTCAATCTGGACAATCCCGATCCGGCCAGCGAAGGCGTGGACATTGTCCACGGTCCGGCGCGGTCGATGCCGATCGAGTACGCGCTGTCCAACGGGTTCGGATTCGGTGGGGTCAATGCCAGTGTGCTGTTCAAGCGTTGGCAGGATTAG
- the eat gene encoding ethanolamine permease: protein MNTQLKPTLGTLHLWGIAVGLVISGEYFGWSYGWGVAGTLGFLVTSFMVATMYTCFIFSFTELTTAIPHAGGPFAYSRRAFGEKGGLIAGLATLIEFVFAPPAIALAIGAYLNVQFPALDPKHAAVGAYIVFMGLNILGVKLAATFELIVCVLAVAELLVFMGVVAPAFSFSNFALNGWAGADVFGAPAIAGMFAAIPFAIWFFLAIEGAAMAAEEAKDPKRTIPKAYISGILTLVLLAMGVMFFAGGVGDWRTLSNINDPLPQAMKAVVGDNSGWLHMLVWIGLFGLVASFHGIILGYSRQFFALARAGYLPASLAKLSRFQTPHRAIIAGGIIGIAAIYSDGLINLGGMTLTAAMITMAVFGAIVMYIMSMLSLFKLRKSEPNLERTFRAPCYPLVPFIALVLAIVCLVAMAWFNALIGLIFLGFMAVGFGYFLLTGQLRANAPADAMLTGL from the coding sequence ATGAACACACAACTCAAACCCACGCTGGGCACGTTGCACCTGTGGGGCATCGCGGTGGGGCTGGTGATTTCCGGGGAGTATTTCGGCTGGAGTTACGGCTGGGGCGTCGCGGGAACCCTGGGCTTTCTGGTGACCTCATTCATGGTCGCAACCATGTACACCTGCTTCATTTTCAGCTTTACCGAACTGACCACGGCGATCCCGCACGCGGGCGGGCCGTTTGCCTACAGTCGTCGGGCGTTCGGTGAAAAAGGCGGATTGATCGCAGGACTGGCAACACTGATCGAGTTTGTCTTTGCCCCGCCGGCGATTGCGCTGGCGATTGGCGCCTATCTGAACGTGCAGTTTCCTGCCCTCGATCCGAAACACGCAGCAGTCGGTGCGTACATCGTCTTCATGGGGCTGAACATCCTCGGCGTGAAACTGGCGGCGACCTTCGAATTGATCGTCTGCGTGCTGGCCGTCGCCGAGCTGTTGGTGTTCATGGGGGTGGTCGCCCCGGCCTTCAGTTTCAGCAACTTCGCGCTCAATGGCTGGGCCGGCGCGGACGTATTTGGCGCACCGGCGATTGCCGGGATGTTCGCGGCGATTCCGTTTGCGATCTGGTTCTTCCTCGCCATCGAAGGCGCGGCCATGGCGGCCGAAGAGGCCAAGGATCCGAAACGCACGATTCCCAAGGCTTACATCAGCGGCATCCTGACCCTGGTGCTGCTGGCGATGGGCGTGATGTTCTTCGCGGGAGGCGTCGGCGACTGGCGTACCCTGTCGAACATCAACGATCCGTTGCCACAGGCAATGAAAGCGGTGGTCGGCGACAATTCCGGCTGGTTGCACATGCTGGTGTGGATCGGTCTTTTCGGTCTGGTGGCGAGTTTTCACGGGATCATTCTCGGCTACTCGCGCCAATTCTTCGCCCTCGCCCGCGCCGGTTACCTGCCCGCCTCGCTGGCGAAGCTGTCGCGCTTCCAGACCCCGCACCGGGCGATCATCGCCGGCGGCATCATCGGCATTGCCGCCATTTACAGCGACGGACTGATCAATCTCGGCGGCATGACGCTCACGGCCGCAATGATCACCATGGCCGTGTTCGGCGCCATCGTGATGTACATCATGAGCATGCTCAGTCTGTTCAAGCTGCGCAAAAGCGAGCCGAATCTGGAGCGGACTTTCCGCGCGCCGTGCTACCCATTGGTCCCGTTCATTGCGCTGGTGCTGGCGATCGTCTGCCTGGTGGCGATGGCCTGGTTCAATGCGCTGATCGGCCTGATTTTCCTGGGTTTCATGGCTGTCGGCTTCGGCTACTTTTTGCTCACCGGACAATTGCGCGCGAATGCTCCGGCGGACGCCATGCTGACCGGGCTTTAA
- the kdpB gene encoding potassium-transporting ATPase subunit KdpB: MNMPAIKPVVAKAPEHAKTTISALWRPALVQAFVKLDPRQLVRSPVMLVVELTAIFTTVLCFIPDNIVPTFVAAQIALWLWFTVLFANFAEALAEGRGKARADSLKAGSEGLSARRKLANGSFQVVPAASLRKGDVVRVEAGEMIPGDGEVIEGIAAVNEAAITGESAPVIRESGGDRSAVTGNTRLVSDWLLVKITANPGESTLDRMIALVEGAKRQKTPNEVALDILLIGLTLIFLLVVVTLQPFAHFANGSLPLVFLVALLVTLIPTTIGGLLSAIGIAGMDRLVRLNVIAKSGRAVEAAGDVHVLLLDKTGTITFGNRRCSAVYAAPGVNARELAEGALFASLADETAEGKSIVEYLRGSNPQPEPSPETLIAVPFSAETRLSGVDYQGRVFRKGAVDSLLAFLGQQRKDLAPALSREIDKIAQSGGTPLLVCADGKLLGVIHLKDVVKPGIRERFAELRKLGIRTVMVTGDNPLTAAAIAAEAGVDDVLAEATPEKKLARIRHEQNDGRLVAMCGDGANDAPALAQADVGMAMNDGTQAAREAANMVDLDSDPTKLLDVVQIGKELLVTRGALTTFSIANDVAKYFAILPALFAAIYPQLGVLNIMHLSSPQSAILSAIVFNALIIVVLIPLALRGVRVQAASAAALLRRNLLIYGLGGILVPFVGIKAIDMLLTALHLV, encoded by the coding sequence ATGAATATGCCCGCAATCAAACCCGTCGTCGCCAAGGCGCCGGAACACGCGAAAACCACGATCAGCGCTCTGTGGCGCCCGGCGCTGGTGCAAGCGTTCGTCAAGCTTGACCCTCGTCAGCTGGTGCGCTCACCGGTAATGCTGGTGGTCGAACTGACCGCGATTTTCACCACCGTGCTGTGCTTCATTCCGGACAACATCGTGCCGACCTTCGTCGCGGCGCAAATCGCGCTGTGGCTGTGGTTCACCGTGCTGTTCGCCAACTTTGCCGAGGCGCTGGCCGAAGGTCGCGGCAAGGCCCGCGCCGACAGCCTCAAGGCCGGCAGCGAAGGCCTCAGCGCCCGACGTAAACTGGCCAACGGCAGCTTTCAGGTGGTGCCCGCCGCCAGCCTGCGCAAGGGTGACGTGGTGCGGGTCGAAGCCGGGGAAATGATCCCTGGCGACGGCGAAGTCATCGAAGGCATCGCGGCCGTTAACGAAGCGGCAATTACCGGTGAGTCCGCTCCGGTAATCCGTGAATCCGGCGGCGACCGTTCCGCCGTTACCGGTAACACGCGACTGGTGTCCGACTGGCTGCTGGTGAAAATCACCGCCAACCCCGGTGAATCGACTCTTGACCGCATGATCGCGCTGGTCGAAGGCGCCAAACGCCAGAAGACCCCGAACGAAGTGGCGCTGGATATTCTGCTGATCGGTCTGACCCTGATCTTTCTGCTGGTGGTCGTGACGCTGCAGCCGTTCGCCCACTTCGCTAACGGCAGCCTGCCGCTGGTGTTCCTGGTGGCGTTATTGGTCACGCTGATTCCGACCACCATCGGCGGTCTGCTGTCGGCCATTGGTATCGCCGGGATGGATCGTCTGGTGCGCCTGAACGTGATTGCCAAGTCCGGTCGTGCGGTGGAAGCGGCGGGTGACGTGCATGTGTTGCTGCTGGATAAGACCGGCACCATCACTTTCGGTAACCGTCGTTGCAGCGCCGTGTATGCGGCGCCCGGTGTGAACGCCCGTGAACTGGCCGAAGGTGCGCTGTTCGCTTCGCTGGCCGATGAAACTGCCGAAGGCAAGTCCATCGTCGAGTACCTGCGCGGTTCCAATCCGCAGCCGGAACCTTCGCCGGAAACCCTGATCGCCGTGCCGTTCAGCGCCGAAACCCGCTTGTCCGGTGTCGACTATCAGGGCCGTGTGTTCCGCAAGGGCGCGGTGGATTCGTTGCTGGCGTTTCTCGGTCAACAACGCAAGGATCTGGCCCCGGCGCTCTCCCGGGAAATCGACAAGATCGCCCAGAGCGGTGGTACGCCATTGCTGGTCTGCGCCGACGGCAAACTGCTCGGTGTGATCCACCTGAAGGACGTGGTCAAGCCGGGCATCCGCGAGCGTTTCGCCGAGCTGCGCAAACTGGGGATTCGCACCGTGATGGTCACCGGCGACAACCCGCTGACCGCTGCCGCGATTGCCGCTGAAGCAGGCGTCGACGATGTGCTGGCCGAAGCCACACCGGAGAAAAAACTGGCGCGCATCCGTCACGAGCAGAACGACGGTCGCCTGGTCGCCATGTGCGGTGACGGTGCCAACGATGCTCCGGCGCTGGCTCAGGCTGACGTCGGCATGGCAATGAACGACGGCACTCAGGCAGCGCGTGAAGCGGCCAACATGGTCGACCTCGACAGCGACCCGACCAAGCTGCTGGATGTGGTGCAGATCGGCAAGGAATTGCTGGTGACTCGTGGCGCGCTGACGACCTTTTCCATCGCCAACGACGTGGCCAAGTACTTCGCGATCCTGCCGGCACTGTTCGCCGCGATCTACCCGCAGCTGGGCGTGCTGAACATCATGCACTTGAGCAGTCCGCAGAGCGCGATCCTGTCGGCCATCGTCTTCAACGCCTTGATCATCGTCGTGCTGATCCCGCTGGCCCTGCGCGGCGTGCGGGTGCAGGCCGCGAGTGCGGCGGCGTTGCTGCGTCGCAATCTGCTGATCTATGGCCTGGGCGGGATTCTGGTGCCGTTTGTGGGGATCAAGGCAATCGACATGTTGCTGACGGCGTTGCATCTGGTGTGA
- a CDS encoding urea carboxylase-associated family protein: MYKDYPAAYQVSKGSALQVNAPFYERIRDEKGARTLIEQFEVPIRTGRAWHVPAGHVFRVTTPVGPQVGDFNVWNAHDPRERMWAARTRQLQGAHVSTHDRLWSNLPFLRPLITITDDSLAGYGIDEHGGRLHDLLGTRCDPYVNKMLTGEDFHHHCHSNLTRAVLPHGLTEFDVHDVLNIFQCTGLNHDDLYFMKACPAQKGDYLEFFAEIDLLCALSTCPGGDLSLAMWGPDAQDPLSVCRPLGVEIYRLDESLLEGWSSPERAAYKGLHGLHIAKAEWEK; this comes from the coding sequence ATGTACAAAGACTATCCGGCCGCCTATCAAGTCAGTAAAGGCTCGGCCTTGCAGGTCAATGCACCGTTCTACGAGCGGATTCGCGACGAAAAGGGCGCGCGAACCCTGATCGAGCAATTCGAAGTGCCGATCCGCACCGGTCGCGCCTGGCATGTTCCGGCGGGACATGTGTTTCGTGTCACCACACCGGTGGGGCCGCAGGTGGGCGACTTCAATGTGTGGAATGCCCACGATCCACGCGAGCGGATGTGGGCGGCCCGGACCCGGCAACTTCAGGGCGCCCATGTCAGCACACATGATCGCCTCTGGTCGAACTTGCCTTTTCTGCGGCCGCTGATCACCATCACTGATGACAGCCTGGCCGGTTACGGCATCGACGAGCACGGCGGTCGCCTGCATGATTTGCTCGGTACGCGCTGTGATCCCTATGTGAACAAGATGCTCACCGGCGAAGACTTTCATCATCATTGCCATTCCAACCTGACCCGCGCTGTGCTGCCCCATGGTCTGACCGAATTCGACGTGCACGACGTGCTGAATATCTTTCAGTGCACGGGCCTGAATCACGATGACTTGTATTTCATGAAGGCCTGCCCGGCGCAGAAGGGCGATTATCTGGAATTCTTCGCGGAAATCGACTTGCTGTGTGCGTTGTCGACGTGCCCCGGCGGTGATCTGTCGTTGGCGATGTGGGGGCCGGATGCGCAGGATCCGCTGAGTGTGTGCCGTCCGCTGGGGGTGGAAATCTATCGGCTGGACGAATCGCTACTCGAAGGCTGGAGTTCGCCGGAACGCGCCGCGTACAAAGGCCTGCATGGTTTGCACATCGCCAAGGCCGAGTGGGAAAAATAA
- the kdpF gene encoding K(+)-transporting ATPase subunit F — MSVLDGVSLLLAVGLFIYLLVALLRADRN, encoded by the coding sequence ATGAGCGTTCTGGACGGGGTGTCCCTGCTGCTGGCAGTGGGGCTGTTCATTTATCTGTTGGTTGCGCTGTTGCGCGCGGACCGGAACTAG
- a CDS encoding SDR family NAD(P)-dependent oxidoreductase, producing the protein MNSSKSQGTALVTGASSGIGAVYAERLAARGFDLLLVARDQERLEAAASKLRDAHGVRVDVLKADLTQKAEVLKLEQRLRSDSSINLLVNNAGVAVNGLLANADPDQLENLIQLNVTTLTRLASAAAAAFTKAGRGTIINIASVVALFPERFNATYSASKAYVLSLTQSLNTELEGTGVKVQAVLPGVTRTEIWERSGFDASGIPAEMVMEAGEMVDAALSGLDQGELVTIPSLPDAGEWQAFVAARHVMAPNLSHSSAASRYK; encoded by the coding sequence ATGAATTCCTCGAAATCCCAGGGCACCGCGCTTGTCACCGGTGCGTCCTCCGGCATCGGTGCCGTGTATGCGGAACGATTGGCTGCGCGTGGTTTTGATCTGTTGCTGGTCGCCCGAGATCAGGAGCGCCTGGAAGCGGCGGCCAGCAAGTTGCGGGACGCTCATGGTGTCCGGGTCGACGTGCTGAAGGCCGATCTCACGCAAAAGGCTGAAGTGCTCAAACTCGAGCAACGCCTGCGCAGCGACTCCAGCATCAATCTGTTGGTCAACAATGCCGGGGTTGCAGTGAACGGATTGCTGGCCAATGCCGACCCGGACCAACTGGAAAACCTGATTCAACTGAACGTCACGACCCTTACCCGGCTGGCCTCGGCAGCCGCAGCCGCGTTCACCAAGGCCGGGCGCGGCACGATCATCAATATCGCGTCGGTCGTCGCCTTGTTCCCGGAACGTTTCAATGCGACCTACAGTGCCAGCAAGGCTTATGTTTTGAGTCTCACTCAGTCGCTCAATACGGAACTGGAAGGCACCGGGGTCAAGGTGCAAGCGGTGTTGCCTGGAGTGACCCGTACCGAGATCTGGGAGCGTTCAGGCTTTGACGCCAGTGGTATTCCGGCGGAAATGGTCATGGAGGCGGGTGAGATGGTCGATGCAGCGCTGTCCGGTCTGGATCAGGGCGAGCTCGTCACGATTCCTTCGCTGCCCGACGCCGGGGAATGGCAAGCCTTCGTGGCTGCGCGTCACGTGATGGCTCCCAACCTGTCCCACAGTTCGGCGGCCAGCCGATACAAATAA
- a CDS encoding DUF2897 family protein codes for MPWYAWLILVVAIGSIVGGLMMLRDTANKVELTEEQRQRVAERNAEADIKDAQDR; via the coding sequence ATGCCCTGGTATGCCTGGTTGATTCTGGTCGTTGCAATCGGCTCGATCGTGGGGGGTCTGATGATGCTGCGCGACACCGCCAACAAGGTCGAACTGACCGAAGAACAACGTCAACGCGTTGCCGAGCGCAATGCCGAAGCGGACATCAAGGACGCTCAGGATCGTTGA
- the kdpA gene encoding potassium-transporting ATPase subunit KdpA yields MHSYDYWQILAFFALVLLPAPFLGRFYYKVMEGQRTWLTPILGPVERGCYRLAGVNPQDEQSWQKYTLALLAFNLAGFLLLFAILLFQDHLPLNPQNLPGQEWTQAFNTAVSFMTNTNWQSYSGEATLSYLSQMVGLTVQNFVSAATGLAVLVALCRGIGRKSTKTLGNFWADMTRATLYGLLPLCLLLALYLVWQGVPQTFAQYVNAVTLQGVDQVIPLGPAASQIAIKQLGTNGGGFFGVNSAHPFENPTAWSNLFEVSSIILIPVALVFTFGHYVKDLRQSRAIIGCMLALFLIGGATSMWAEYQPNPALNNVAVEQTAPLEGKESRFGTTATVLWSVTTTAASNGSVNGMHDSLNPLSGMVALVNMMVGEVIFGGVGAGLYGMLLNVLIAVFLAGLMIGRTPEYLGKKLQAREVQLLVVTLLVMPVGVLVLGAIAAALPGPAATISNPGPHGFSQLLYAYTSASANNGSAFGGLSANTPFHNLMLGLGMLIGRFGYILPVLALAGSLAMKKTAPIGQNSFPTHGPLFVTLLTVTILLVGGLTFLPTLALGPIAEHLSMGF; encoded by the coding sequence ATGCACAGTTATGACTATTGGCAGATCCTCGCGTTTTTCGCGTTGGTGTTGCTGCCCGCGCCGTTCCTCGGGCGCTTCTACTACAAGGTGATGGAAGGTCAGCGCACCTGGCTGACGCCTATTCTCGGCCCGGTCGAGCGCGGCTGTTACCGCCTCGCGGGGGTCAATCCGCAGGACGAACAGAGCTGGCAGAAGTACACGCTGGCGCTGTTGGCGTTCAACCTCGCAGGTTTCCTGTTGCTGTTCGCGATCCTGTTGTTCCAGGACCACCTGCCGCTGAACCCGCAAAACCTGCCGGGCCAGGAATGGACGCAAGCGTTCAACACTGCGGTCAGTTTCATGACCAACACCAACTGGCAGTCCTACAGCGGTGAAGCGACCCTCAGTTACCTGAGCCAGATGGTCGGCCTGACCGTGCAGAACTTCGTCAGCGCCGCCACCGGCCTCGCCGTGCTGGTCGCGTTGTGCCGTGGTATCGGTCGCAAATCCACCAAGACCTTGGGCAACTTCTGGGCCGACATGACCCGTGCCACCCTTTACGGTCTGCTGCCGCTGTGCCTGCTGCTGGCGCTGTACCTGGTGTGGCAGGGCGTGCCGCAGACCTTCGCGCAATATGTGAATGCGGTGACCCTGCAAGGCGTCGACCAGGTGATTCCGCTCGGTCCTGCGGCCAGCCAGATTGCGATCAAGCAACTGGGCACCAACGGCGGCGGCTTCTTCGGGGTCAACTCGGCGCATCCGTTCGAGAACCCAACCGCGTGGAGCAATCTGTTCGAAGTGTCGTCGATCATCCTGATCCCGGTGGCGCTGGTGTTCACCTTTGGGCACTACGTGAAGGACCTGCGTCAGAGCCGCGCCATCATCGGCTGCATGCTGGCGCTGTTCCTGATCGGCGGCGCTACCTCGATGTGGGCCGAGTATCAGCCGAACCCTGCGCTGAACAATGTCGCTGTCGAACAGACCGCGCCGCTGGAAGGCAAGGAATCTCGTTTTGGCACCACCGCCACGGTGCTGTGGTCGGTGACCACCACCGCTGCATCGAACGGTTCGGTCAACGGCATGCATGACAGCCTCAACCCGCTCAGCGGCATGGTGGCGCTGGTCAACATGATGGTCGGCGAAGTGATCTTCGGCGGCGTCGGTGCCGGGCTCTACGGCATGTTGCTGAACGTGCTGATTGCGGTGTTCCTCGCCGGCCTGATGATCGGCCGTACCCCGGAATACCTCGGCAAGAAACTCCAGGCCCGCGAAGTGCAACTGCTGGTCGTGACCCTGCTGGTGATGCCGGTCGGCGTGCTGGTGCTGGGCGCGATTGCCGCTGCCTTGCCAGGCCCGGCGGCGACCATCAGCAACCCCGGTCCCCATGGTTTCAGCCAGTTGCTGTACGCCTACACCTCGGCCAGTGCCAACAACGGTTCGGCGTTTGGTGGCCTGAGTGCCAACACCCCGTTCCACAACCTGATGCTCGGCCTGGGCATGTTGATCGGTCGCTTCGGTTACATCCTCCCGGTACTGGCCCTGGCCGGCAGCCTGGCGATGAAGAAAACCGCACCGATCGGCCAGAACAGCTTCCCGACCCACGGCCCGCTGTTCGTGACCCTGTTGACCGTGACCATTTTGCTGGTAGGCGGCCTGACCTTCTTGCCAACCCTGGCGCTCGGCCCGATCGCCGAACATTTGAGCATGGGTTTCTAA
- a CDS encoding TetR/AcrR family transcriptional regulator codes for MRYSQDHKAQTHQRIIKEASERFRKDGIGATGLQPLMKALGLTHGGFYSHFKSKDDLVEKALQAAGDQVAGLCEELFAQEKPLEAFVDTYLSEWHQTSPHEGCPLLTISSELGLRGQPSPTSDLVLKARLDQIQNTLEGENAAERSIVIMATLAGALLLSRSVADAGLAQQILDVTREHLKRSED; via the coding sequence ATGCGTTACTCGCAAGATCATAAAGCCCAGACCCATCAGCGCATCATCAAGGAGGCGTCCGAGCGGTTTCGCAAGGACGGCATTGGTGCGACCGGCCTGCAGCCCTTGATGAAGGCACTGGGACTGACCCACGGCGGCTTTTATTCGCATTTCAAATCCAAGGACGACCTGGTCGAAAAAGCCCTGCAAGCTGCCGGCGATCAGGTGGCAGGCCTGTGCGAAGAACTGTTCGCCCAGGAAAAACCGCTGGAAGCCTTCGTCGATACGTACCTCTCCGAATGGCATCAGACCTCTCCACATGAAGGCTGCCCGCTGTTGACCATCTCTTCGGAACTGGGATTGCGCGGCCAGCCGAGTCCGACCAGCGATCTCGTGCTCAAGGCTCGCCTGGATCAGATCCAGAACACCCTCGAAGGCGAAAACGCGGCCGAGCGCAGTATCGTCATCATGGCGACACTGGCCGGCGCGCTCCTGCTCTCACGCAGCGTCGCGGATGCCGGGTTGGCGCAGCAGATCCTCGACGTCACCCGCGAACACCTCAAGCGTTCCGAAGACTAA